One window from the genome of Hyalangium gracile encodes:
- a CDS encoding xanthine dehydrogenase family protein molybdopterin-binding subunit — translation MTTLSRRALLKAGLAIGGGLLVEVSLPSAQAATAPQVFAPNAFLRITSEDVVTFILRPVEMGQGVATSHAQLIAEELGIDPAKMVVEFSPADRRYDHPVLGFQVTGGSMSTPTSWEPYRMAGATAREMMLEAASRSWGVPKSECVAEEGAIHHPPTKRSGRFGQFAEAAARLSVPDVTLRTRDFRVIGKPVPRIDSASKVDGSAVFGIDVQVPEARVAVVVRCPVPGGQVKSFDAAAAKAMSGVEQVVPISSGVAVVGKTYWHARQAAARVKVDWDEGPLATFSTAAMLETHRKLAREGGGKRVHSTGDAEAEFGRAARVLEAEYTAPFVAHAPLEPQNATAHVTDAKCEVWAPTQSPGMLHAQVKKLLGCAGEDVIVHQTWIGGGFGRRLSQEYALEAVEVSRAVGKPVKVIWSREDDMRHSPYRPAATHRVQGALDAHGRLVAWKHTVVTQSILGDVGKEWVHTMFAGAPGFMRALTAGVAVPLLASKDDTAFEGIDTLPYRIPNVAVDFIRHETGVPVLFWRSVGHSHTAFATESFVDEAAHAAGQDPVAFRRELLKYEHRHRWVLELAAEKAGWGTPLPEGRFRGVAVHKSFGSYAAAVAEVSVEDGTIRVHRIVMAADCGRVINPNLVEAQLEGAAVFGLSSALKHHITLEKGRVQQGNFHDFELIRMHESPRIECHIRHNEAPPTGIGEPGVPVIAPAVANAVFAATGKRLRDLPLTLVPAT, via the coding sequence ATGACGACGCTCTCGCGGCGCGCGTTGCTCAAGGCGGGGCTGGCCATTGGAGGCGGACTGCTCGTCGAGGTGTCCCTGCCCTCGGCGCAGGCGGCCACCGCGCCCCAGGTCTTCGCGCCCAACGCCTTCCTGCGCATCACCTCGGAGGATGTCGTCACCTTCATCCTGCGCCCGGTGGAGATGGGGCAGGGCGTGGCGACCTCTCACGCGCAGCTCATCGCCGAGGAGCTGGGCATCGATCCGGCGAAGATGGTGGTGGAGTTCTCCCCGGCGGATCGGCGCTACGACCACCCGGTCCTCGGCTTCCAGGTGACGGGCGGGAGCATGTCCACGCCGACGAGCTGGGAGCCCTACCGCATGGCGGGCGCCACCGCGCGAGAGATGATGCTGGAGGCGGCGTCGCGCAGCTGGGGCGTGCCGAAGTCGGAGTGCGTGGCGGAGGAGGGCGCCATCCACCACCCGCCGACGAAGCGCTCCGGGCGCTTCGGGCAGTTCGCCGAGGCCGCCGCGCGCCTGTCGGTCCCCGACGTCACCTTGAGGACTCGGGACTTCCGCGTCATCGGCAAGCCGGTGCCGCGCATCGACTCCGCCTCGAAGGTGGACGGCTCGGCCGTCTTCGGCATCGACGTGCAGGTGCCGGAGGCGCGAGTGGCGGTGGTGGTGCGCTGCCCGGTGCCCGGCGGCCAGGTGAAGTCCTTCGACGCGGCCGCAGCGAAGGCCATGTCCGGGGTGGAGCAGGTGGTGCCCATCTCCTCGGGCGTGGCGGTGGTGGGCAAGACGTACTGGCACGCGCGGCAGGCGGCGGCCCGGGTGAAGGTGGACTGGGACGAGGGACCGCTGGCCACCTTCTCCACGGCGGCGATGCTGGAGACGCACCGCAAGCTGGCCCGAGAGGGAGGCGGCAAGCGCGTGCACTCGACGGGCGATGCGGAGGCCGAGTTCGGAAGGGCCGCCCGCGTGCTCGAGGCCGAGTACACCGCCCCCTTCGTGGCCCACGCGCCGCTGGAGCCCCAGAACGCCACCGCGCACGTCACCGACGCGAAGTGCGAGGTGTGGGCTCCGACGCAGAGCCCGGGCATGCTGCACGCGCAGGTGAAGAAGCTGCTCGGCTGTGCCGGTGAGGACGTCATCGTCCATCAGACGTGGATTGGTGGCGGCTTCGGCCGGCGGCTCTCGCAGGAGTATGCCCTCGAGGCCGTGGAGGTTTCCCGGGCGGTGGGCAAGCCGGTGAAGGTCATCTGGAGCCGCGAGGATGACATGCGGCACTCGCCCTACCGGCCAGCGGCGACCCACAGGGTGCAGGGGGCGCTGGATGCGCACGGGCGTCTGGTGGCGTGGAAGCACACGGTGGTGACGCAGTCCATCCTCGGCGACGTGGGCAAGGAGTGGGTGCACACCATGTTCGCTGGGGCTCCAGGCTTCATGAGGGCGCTGACGGCGGGAGTGGCGGTGCCCTTGCTCGCGTCGAAGGACGACACCGCCTTCGAGGGCATCGACACCCTGCCGTATCGCATTCCCAACGTGGCGGTGGACTTCATCCGCCACGAGACGGGAGTGCCCGTGCTGTTCTGGCGCAGCGTGGGCCACTCGCACACGGCGTTCGCCACCGAGAGCTTCGTGGACGAGGCCGCGCACGCGGCGGGACAGGACCCGGTGGCCTTCCGCCGCGAGCTGCTCAAGTACGAGCACCGGCACCGGTGGGTGCTGGAGCTCGCGGCCGAGAAGGCCGGCTGGGGGACGCCGCTCCCCGAGGGCCGCTTCCGGGGCGTGGCCGTGCACAAGAGCTTCGGCAGCTACGCGGCGGCGGTGGCGGAGGTGTCGGTGGAGGACGGGACGATCCGGGTGCACCGCATCGTCATGGCGGCCGACTGCGGACGCGTCATCAACCCGAACCTGGTGGAGGCCCAGCTCGAGGGGGCCGCGGTGTTCGGCCTGTCCTCGGCGCTGAAGCATCACATCACGCTGGAGAAGGGGCGTGTGCAGCAGGGCAACTTCCACGACTTCGAGCTCATCCGCATGCACGAGAGCCCGAGGATCGAGTGCCACATCCGCCACAACGAGGCGCCGCCCACGGGCATCGGTGAGCCAGGCGTGCCGGTGATCGCGCCCGCGGTGGCCAACGCCGTCTTCGCCGCCACGGGGAAGCGGCTGCGGGACCTGCCGCTCACCCTTGTCCCGGCCACGTAG
- a CDS encoding PspC domain-containing protein, whose protein sequence is MDSTKRCAACAMELRDEATRCPHCRAVQPGAVMHRGGEGRKLLGVCLALSRHFGLDVALVRVAFVILLAVFGGTPLMVYLLLWAFTPPSAIGKAPIQRVVDWMVGPAEGSGEPKVERRV, encoded by the coding sequence ATGGACTCCACGAAACGCTGCGCGGCCTGCGCCATGGAGCTGAGGGATGAGGCGACGCGGTGCCCTCACTGCCGGGCGGTGCAGCCGGGCGCGGTGATGCACCGCGGAGGCGAGGGACGGAAGCTCCTGGGCGTGTGCCTGGCGCTCAGCCGCCACTTCGGGTTGGACGTGGCGCTGGTGCGCGTGGCGTTCGTCATCCTGCTGGCGGTGTTCGGGGGAACTCCTTTGATGGTGTACCTGCTGCTGTGGGCCTTCACGCCTCCGTCGGCGATCGGCAAGGCGCCAATCCAGCGGGTGGTGGACTGGATGGTGGGGCCGGCGGAGGGCTCGGGCGAGCCCAAGGTGGAACGCCGGGTCTGA
- a CDS encoding phospholipase D-like domain-containing protein → MDASEIDAILTATLADRQLTRSERRALQTVLEDRRASEAVLALFRSRAFALARDSVTDPRARQVISWLEETVQALLPTRRVPDASRMEAHFSPGDGPLRAIVKLIGEARGSINVCVFTVTDDRLTRALLEAHQRGIRVRVVSDDDKSIDPGSDMERLRESGIPVRLDRAEAHMHHKFAVFDRLRLLTGSYNWTRSAADVNHENVLVSDDPRLVQPFCRAFDDLWTALE, encoded by the coding sequence ATGGACGCCTCCGAAATCGACGCCATCCTGACCGCCACCCTGGCGGACCGGCAGCTCACCCGCTCCGAGCGCCGCGCCCTCCAGACCGTCCTCGAAGACAGGCGGGCAAGCGAGGCCGTGCTCGCCCTGTTCCGCTCCCGCGCCTTCGCCCTGGCGAGGGACTCGGTGACCGACCCTCGCGCCCGCCAGGTCATCTCCTGGCTCGAGGAGACCGTCCAGGCCCTGCTGCCCACCCGCCGAGTCCCCGATGCCTCGCGCATGGAGGCCCACTTCTCCCCCGGCGACGGGCCCCTGCGCGCCATCGTCAAGCTGATTGGCGAGGCGCGCGGATCCATCAATGTATGTGTCTTCACGGTGACGGATGATCGCCTCACCCGCGCCCTCCTCGAGGCCCACCAGCGCGGCATCCGGGTGCGCGTGGTGAGCGACGACGACAAGTCGATCGACCCCGGCTCGGACATGGAGCGCCTGCGCGAGTCCGGCATCCCGGTCCGCCTGGACCGCGCCGAGGCCCACATGCACCACAAGTTCGCCGTGTTCGACCGGCTGCGCCTGCTCACCGGCAGCTACAACTGGACGCGCTCGGCCGCCGACGTGAACCACGAGAACGTGCTCGTCTCGGACGACCCGAGGCTCGTCCAGCCCTTCTGCCGGGCCTTCGACGACCTGTGGACCGCGCTGGAGTAG
- a CDS encoding site-2 protease family protein has protein sequence MSAALQAPRPAPTAPPEGAPPVAAVDAAESEYAAVRSGFLSPQRSRQSILLLVVTIGLFALAAKQGDQGWKGVALLIGVLLFHEMGHWAGMKLFGFQDVQMFFVPFFGAAVSGRNASAKAWKEALVLMMGPVPGLVVGTFLLVRSAFEPSHLLAHLGLIMLLLNAFNMLPMSPLDGGKLFQLLIFSRNRFLELAFTFFAALGMLGLALLLGTWALGIMAGLLLISLPRQWKVLRIVKELRASSPEVDREPLEMDESSLRSLYTAVGELISNAVKGDNRLKQYVRTMQEVHLRVRMHPPSILASLGLFSLWFMGIVLVLVGILTVGSGRTPKAPEWSSYKDAKAGFSILMPDAAPARWTALHGPARSSRQEGETHGVRLWEEHDYSVTTWKLESPPTTDAEREQVLEEIRSALAAQVRAQRNPARSDEPRELAGIAGRHLVFSGDSAVTRGEVREEYWFGLREDRGYILRAQYDQRLAAPGEAERFFTSFRPLP, from the coding sequence ATGTCCGCCGCGCTCCAAGCCCCCCGTCCAGCCCCGACCGCTCCGCCAGAGGGGGCTCCCCCCGTCGCCGCCGTGGATGCGGCCGAGAGCGAGTACGCGGCGGTGCGCTCGGGCTTCCTCTCCCCGCAGCGCTCCCGGCAGAGCATCCTGCTCCTGGTGGTGACGATCGGGCTGTTCGCCCTGGCGGCGAAGCAGGGGGACCAGGGCTGGAAGGGCGTGGCGCTGCTGATCGGCGTGCTGCTCTTCCATGAGATGGGGCACTGGGCGGGGATGAAGCTGTTCGGCTTCCAGGACGTGCAGATGTTCTTCGTCCCCTTCTTTGGCGCGGCGGTCTCCGGCCGGAACGCGAGCGCGAAGGCCTGGAAGGAGGCGCTGGTGCTGATGATGGGCCCGGTGCCGGGCCTCGTGGTGGGGACCTTCCTGCTGGTGAGGAGCGCCTTCGAGCCGTCTCACCTGCTGGCGCACCTGGGGCTCATCATGCTGCTCCTCAACGCCTTCAACATGCTGCCGATGTCTCCGCTGGACGGAGGCAAGCTCTTCCAGCTGTTGATCTTCAGCCGCAACCGCTTCCTGGAGCTCGCGTTCACCTTCTTCGCGGCGCTGGGCATGCTGGGGCTGGCGCTCCTGCTGGGGACGTGGGCGCTGGGCATCATGGCCGGGCTGCTGCTCATCTCCCTGCCCCGGCAGTGGAAGGTGCTGCGCATCGTGAAGGAGCTGCGCGCCTCCAGCCCCGAGGTGGACCGCGAGCCTTTGGAGATGGACGAGTCCTCGCTGCGCTCCCTGTACACGGCGGTGGGCGAGCTGATCTCCAACGCGGTCAAGGGCGACAACCGGCTCAAGCAATACGTCCGGACCATGCAGGAGGTGCACCTGCGCGTCCGCATGCACCCGCCGTCCATCCTGGCGAGCCTGGGGCTGTTCTCCCTGTGGTTCATGGGCATCGTCCTGGTGCTCGTGGGCATCCTGACGGTGGGCAGCGGCCGGACTCCGAAAGCGCCCGAGTGGTCTTCGTACAAGGACGCGAAAGCCGGCTTCTCCATCCTCATGCCGGACGCGGCTCCCGCGCGCTGGACGGCGCTGCATGGGCCTGCTCGGAGCTCACGGCAGGAGGGGGAGACGCACGGGGTGCGCCTCTGGGAGGAGCACGACTACAGCGTGACGACCTGGAAGCTGGAGTCGCCACCGACGACGGATGCGGAGCGGGAGCAGGTGCTCGAGGAGATCCGGAGCGCGCTGGCCGCCCAGGTCCGGGCGCAGCGCAATCCCGCCAGGAGCGACGAGCCGCGAGAGCTGGCGGGCATCGCGGGGCGTCACCTGGTCTTCTCGGGGGACTCGGCGGTGACGCGCGGAGAGGTTCGCGAGGAGTACTGGTTCGGGCTGCGCGAGGACCGTGGCTACATCCTGCGCGCGCAGTACGACCAGCGGCTGGCGGCGCCAGGAGAGGCCGAGCGCTTCTTCACCTCGTTCCGTCCGCTGCCCTGA
- the aceB gene encoding malate synthase A: protein MRDPVSSPKPPDLPPGVVLHGAWSSDYASVLTPAALDFVAKLTRAFGERREALLARRQERQAAFNRGLRPHFLPDTQAIRDGDWKVAPLPRDLLDRRVEITGPVERKMIINALNSGASVFMADFEDANSPTWDNVVRGQLNLMDAVRRTITFTADNGKHYALVEKPAVLFVRPRGWHLPERHLEVDGKPVPGAFLDFGLFFFHNVHEQLARGTGPYFYLPKMESHLEARLWNDVFLLAQSELGVARGTIKATVLIETLPAAFEMHEILYELREHSAGLNCGRWDYIFSFIKKLQSDPAFLLPDRGQVTMDKAFLDAYSRLLIQTCHRRGVHAMGGMAAFIPIKGDAAANEKALAQVRADKLREVRNGHDGTWVAHPALVPLARNVFDEHMPGPNQLHNLRADVKVGEKELLAVPQGTRTEEGLRHNIRVGVQYMAAWLDGLGCVPLYNLMEDAATAEISRAQVWQWIHHGATLEDGRHVTPELFRQVMAEEMEELEREGAPSRYGERFTQARHLFERLSVTPTFEDFLTLPAYEALDPQY, encoded by the coding sequence ATGCGAGACCCAGTGTCCTCTCCGAAGCCGCCGGATCTTCCCCCCGGCGTGGTGCTCCATGGCGCCTGGTCCTCGGATTACGCCTCCGTGCTCACCCCCGCGGCGCTCGACTTCGTCGCGAAGCTGACACGTGCCTTCGGTGAGCGCCGCGAGGCCCTGCTGGCTCGCCGGCAGGAGCGCCAGGCCGCCTTCAACCGTGGCCTGCGGCCCCACTTCCTCCCGGACACCCAGGCCATCCGCGACGGCGACTGGAAGGTGGCCCCGCTGCCGCGAGATCTGCTCGACCGGCGCGTGGAGATCACCGGCCCGGTGGAGCGCAAGATGATCATCAACGCGCTCAACTCGGGCGCCAGCGTCTTCATGGCGGACTTCGAGGACGCCAACAGCCCCACCTGGGACAACGTGGTGCGCGGGCAGCTCAACCTGATGGACGCCGTCCGCAGGACCATCACCTTCACCGCCGACAACGGCAAGCACTACGCGCTGGTGGAGAAGCCCGCCGTCCTCTTCGTGCGGCCCCGGGGCTGGCACCTGCCGGAGCGCCACCTCGAGGTGGACGGCAAGCCGGTGCCCGGCGCCTTCCTCGACTTCGGGCTCTTCTTCTTCCACAACGTCCACGAGCAGCTCGCCCGCGGCACCGGCCCCTACTTCTATCTGCCCAAGATGGAGAGCCACCTGGAGGCCCGGCTGTGGAACGACGTGTTCCTGCTGGCCCAGAGCGAGCTGGGCGTCGCTCGCGGCACCATCAAGGCCACCGTGCTCATCGAGACGCTGCCGGCGGCCTTCGAGATGCACGAGATCCTCTACGAGCTGCGCGAGCACTCGGCGGGGCTGAACTGCGGCCGCTGGGACTACATCTTCAGCTTCATCAAGAAGCTCCAGTCCGACCCGGCCTTCCTGCTGCCGGACCGCGGGCAGGTGACGATGGACAAGGCGTTCCTGGACGCCTACTCGCGGCTGCTCATCCAGACGTGCCACCGCCGCGGCGTGCACGCCATGGGCGGCATGGCGGCCTTCATCCCCATCAAGGGGGACGCCGCCGCCAACGAGAAGGCGCTGGCGCAGGTGCGCGCCGACAAGCTGCGCGAGGTGAGGAACGGCCATGACGGCACCTGGGTGGCGCACCCGGCGCTGGTGCCGCTGGCGCGCAACGTCTTCGACGAGCACATGCCGGGCCCCAACCAGCTCCACAACCTGCGCGCCGACGTGAAGGTGGGCGAGAAGGAGCTGCTCGCCGTGCCCCAGGGCACCCGCACCGAGGAGGGCCTGCGCCACAACATCCGCGTGGGCGTGCAGTACATGGCCGCCTGGCTGGACGGGCTGGGCTGCGTGCCGCTCTACAACCTCATGGAGGACGCGGCCACCGCGGAGATCTCCCGCGCCCAGGTGTGGCAGTGGATCCACCACGGCGCCACGCTGGAGGACGGCCGCCACGTCACCCCGGAGCTGTTCCGCCAGGTAATGGCCGAGGAGATGGAGGAGCTCGAGCGGGAAGGCGCTCCGAGCCGCTATGGCGAGCGCTTCACCCAGGCTCGCCACCTCTTCGAGCGCCTGTCCGTCACACCCACCTTCGAGGACTTCCTCACCCTTCCGGCCTACGAGGCCTTGGACCCGCAGTACTGA
- the fumC gene encoding class II fumarate hydratase encodes MSTKNVRIEKDTFGPIEVPADRLWGAQTQRSRQNFAISTERMPPALVRALVLVKKAAALVNMENGTLDKQKGEAIVKAADEVLAGQHDEEFPLLVWQTGSGTQTNMNCNEVLANRASELLGGERGEGRRVHPNDDVNKGQSSNDVFPTAMSVAAVRAVVGDVLPELAELRDVLAKKSRDFQDIVKVGRTHLQDATPLTLGQEFSGYVAQLEHARGHLERTLPHLLELALGGTAVGTGLNAPRGYAERVAQEIARLTGQPFVTAPNKFEALAANDALVQAHGALKGLAAVMFKIANDVRWLASGPRSGIGEITIPENEPGSSIMPGKVNPTQSEAMTMLCAQVMGNDVAIGLGGASGNFELNVFKPLIIHNFLQSCRLLADGMRSFRLHCAVGIEPNRARLKENLERSLMLVTALNPHIGYDNAAKIAKKAHKEGKTLKEVAVELGLLTAEQFDQWVRPEKMIGNL; translated from the coding sequence GTGAGCACGAAGAACGTTCGTATCGAGAAGGACACCTTCGGCCCCATCGAGGTGCCGGCAGATCGCCTCTGGGGCGCGCAGACGCAGCGCAGCCGCCAGAACTTCGCCATCTCCACCGAGCGGATGCCGCCGGCGCTCGTGCGCGCGCTGGTGCTGGTGAAGAAGGCGGCGGCCCTGGTGAACATGGAGAACGGCACGCTCGACAAGCAGAAGGGCGAGGCCATCGTGAAGGCGGCGGACGAGGTGCTCGCCGGCCAGCACGACGAGGAGTTCCCGCTGCTGGTGTGGCAGACGGGCAGCGGCACGCAGACGAACATGAACTGCAACGAGGTGCTGGCCAACCGCGCCTCGGAGCTGCTCGGCGGCGAGCGGGGCGAGGGCCGCCGGGTGCACCCGAACGACGACGTGAACAAGGGGCAGAGCTCCAACGACGTGTTCCCCACGGCGATGAGCGTGGCGGCGGTGCGGGCGGTGGTGGGCGACGTGCTCCCCGAGCTCGCCGAGCTGCGCGACGTGCTGGCGAAGAAGTCACGGGACTTCCAGGACATCGTGAAGGTGGGCCGCACGCACCTGCAGGACGCCACGCCGCTGACGCTGGGCCAGGAGTTCAGCGGGTATGTGGCGCAGCTGGAGCACGCGCGCGGCCACCTCGAGCGCACGCTGCCGCACCTGCTCGAGCTGGCGCTGGGCGGCACCGCGGTGGGCACGGGGCTCAACGCGCCCAGGGGCTACGCCGAGCGGGTGGCGCAGGAGATTGCCCGGCTGACGGGGCAGCCCTTCGTGACGGCGCCCAACAAGTTCGAGGCGCTGGCGGCCAATGACGCGCTGGTGCAGGCCCACGGGGCGCTCAAGGGCCTGGCGGCGGTGATGTTCAAGATCGCCAACGACGTGCGGTGGCTGGCCTCGGGGCCGCGCTCGGGGATTGGCGAAATCACCATCCCGGAGAACGAGCCGGGCAGCTCCATCATGCCGGGCAAGGTGAACCCGACGCAGTCCGAGGCGATGACGATGCTGTGCGCCCAGGTGATGGGCAACGACGTGGCCATCGGCCTGGGCGGGGCCTCGGGCAACTTCGAGCTGAACGTCTTCAAGCCGCTCATCATCCACAACTTCCTGCAGAGCTGCCGGCTGCTGGCGGATGGGATGCGCAGCTTCCGGCTGCACTGCGCGGTGGGCATCGAGCCGAACCGGGCGCGGCTGAAGGAGAACCTGGAGCGCTCGCTGATGCTCGTCACCGCGCTCAATCCGCACATCGGCTACGACAACGCGGCGAAGATCGCGAAGAAGGCCCACAAGGAGGGCAAGACGCTGAAGGAGGTGGCGGTGGAGCTCGGCCTGCTGACGGCCGAGCAGTTCGACCAGTGGGTCCGCCCGGAGAAGATGATCGGCAACCTGTAG
- a CDS encoding nuclear transport factor 2-like protein, whose amino-acid sequence MSRAVLIAALGFSLFAGCGGPKSSPEGTVKSFYSTIESQDWLDLAEMVDADSLSKSGGPQRVAAFYYSIFQDVRDIDLTIEEALVQVPNQQAAVKFKCTATFRALGEMPYDRDCSDILPLRWRDGKWYIVVPGTGGLRPSL is encoded by the coding sequence ATGTCACGCGCAGTCCTGATCGCAGCCCTGGGCTTCTCGTTGTTCGCAGGCTGTGGCGGACCCAAGAGCAGTCCCGAGGGGACGGTGAAGTCCTTCTACTCCACCATCGAGTCCCAGGACTGGTTGGATCTGGCCGAGATGGTCGACGCGGACAGCCTGTCGAAGTCCGGCGGCCCTCAGCGCGTCGCGGCCTTCTACTACAGCATCTTCCAGGACGTCCGGGACATCGACCTCACCATCGAGGAGGCGCTCGTGCAGGTCCCGAACCAGCAGGCGGCGGTGAAGTTCAAGTGCACCGCCACCTTCCGCGCGCTCGGCGAGATGCCGTACGACCGCGACTGCTCGGACATCCTCCCCCTGAGGTGGCGAGACGGGAAGTGGTACATCGTGGTGCCCGGCACCGGCGGACTGCGGCCCTCGCTCTAG
- a CDS encoding (2Fe-2S)-binding protein has translation MVKLVINGVERELDVPEDMPLLWALREVLGMTGTKFGCGAALCGACTVHVDGIATRACVMPVGTLVGQRITTIEGLAQGGVRHPCQRAWTELSVPQCGYCQSGQIMSASALLAAQPEPTDEDIDAVMAGNLCRCGTYPRIRAAIHRASELAKQERVDLKAAIGVAQAKEEP, from the coding sequence ATGGTGAAGCTCGTGATCAACGGTGTCGAGCGGGAGCTCGACGTCCCAGAGGACATGCCGCTCCTGTGGGCCCTGCGTGAAGTGCTGGGGATGACCGGGACGAAGTTCGGCTGCGGCGCGGCGCTGTGTGGCGCGTGCACGGTGCATGTGGATGGCATCGCCACCCGGGCCTGCGTGATGCCCGTGGGCACCCTCGTCGGCCAGCGCATCACCACCATCGAGGGGCTGGCCCAGGGCGGAGTGAGGCACCCCTGTCAGCGGGCCTGGACGGAGCTCTCCGTGCCGCAGTGCGGCTACTGCCAGTCCGGGCAGATCATGTCGGCCTCGGCGCTGCTGGCGGCTCAGCCGGAGCCCACGGACGAGGACATCGACGCGGTGATGGCCGGCAACCTCTGCCGCTGCGGCACCTATCCGCGCATCCGCGCCGCCATCCACCGCGCCTCCGAGCTGGCGAAGCAGGAGCGCGTGGACCTCAAGGCGGCCATCGGCGTGGCCCAGGCGAAAGAGGAGCCCTGA
- a CDS encoding Uma2 family endonuclease, producing MPARPALSFPERSPALGAFPSNVVAEILGGELVDSPRPRMVQTLAASVLLARLSGALVKRRGGAGSWLLLFSPELHLSGELLVPELAGWRRERVPELPDVTVMTLAPDWVCEVLSPETVALDRGLKMLAYARVGVKHVWLMDPDLRTLEVYRYEEGAWALLDVHEGSQRVRAEPFGGITLELGALWKR from the coding sequence ATGCCTGCTCGCCCTGCATTGTCGTTCCCAGAGAGGTCCCCGGCCCTGGGCGCCTTCCCCTCCAACGTGGTGGCGGAGATCCTGGGCGGCGAACTGGTGGACAGCCCCCGGCCGCGCATGGTGCAGACGCTGGCGGCCTCCGTGCTGCTGGCCAGGCTGTCGGGTGCTCTCGTGAAGCGGCGGGGCGGGGCCGGCAGCTGGCTGCTGCTCTTCTCGCCGGAGCTGCACCTCAGCGGAGAGCTCCTCGTGCCGGAGCTGGCGGGGTGGCGCCGCGAGCGGGTGCCGGAGCTGCCGGACGTGACGGTGATGACGCTCGCTCCCGACTGGGTCTGCGAGGTGCTCTCGCCAGAGACGGTGGCGCTCGATCGGGGCCTCAAGATGCTGGCCTATGCGCGGGTGGGGGTGAAGCACGTGTGGCTGATGGACCCGGACCTGAGGACGCTGGAGGTCTACCGCTACGAGGAGGGGGCCTGGGCGCTGCTGGACGTGCACGAGGGCTCCCAGCGGGTGCGAGCCGAGCCCTTCGGGGGAATCACGCTGGAGCTGGGCGCGCTCTGGAAGCGGTAG
- the clpP gene encoding ATP-dependent Clp endopeptidase proteolytic subunit ClpP translates to MNVPFVIETTHRGERAYDLYSRLLKDRIILLGTPINDEVANVIVAQMLFLESEDPDKGINIYINSPGGVVTAGLAIYDTMQYVKCPVSTICIGQAASAAALLLLAGTKGKRYALPNARIMIHQPLGGAQGQATDIDIQAKEILRLKAYLNGLMVKHTGHSIERIEKDTERDYFMSAEDARQYGIIDEVVVKQGVPLPNKT, encoded by the coding sequence ATGAACGTCCCCTTTGTCATCGAGACCACGCACCGCGGCGAGCGGGCGTACGACCTCTACAGCCGGCTGCTGAAGGACCGCATCATCCTGCTGGGCACGCCCATCAATGACGAGGTGGCCAACGTCATCGTCGCCCAGATGCTCTTCCTGGAGTCCGAGGACCCGGACAAGGGCATCAACATCTACATCAACTCACCGGGCGGCGTGGTGACGGCGGGTCTGGCCATCTATGACACGATGCAGTACGTGAAGTGTCCGGTGTCGACGATCTGCATCGGGCAGGCGGCGTCGGCGGCGGCGCTGCTGCTGCTGGCGGGGACGAAGGGCAAGCGGTACGCGCTGCCGAACGCGCGCATCATGATCCACCAGCCGCTGGGCGGGGCGCAGGGCCAGGCCACGGACATCGACATCCAGGCCAAGGAGATCCTCCGCCTGAAGGCCTACCTCAACGGGCTGATGGTGAAGCACACGGGCCACAGCATCGAGCGCATCGAGAAGGACACGGAGCGCGACTACTTCATGAGCGCCGAGGATGCTCGGCAGTACGGCATCATCGACGAGGTGGTGGTGAAGCAGGGCGTCCCGCTGCCGAACAAGACCTGA